The Vicia villosa cultivar HV-30 ecotype Madison, WI linkage group LG1, Vvil1.0, whole genome shotgun sequence genome includes a region encoding these proteins:
- the LOC131610950 gene encoding uncharacterized protein LOC131610950: MESIKQEILELRKEVVTLKAGMEHLTALVEALVAAQVNPPMMEERMAKVFLETLNSFFPKGTVVSTPADFHREVGMKALLEKDVRKECLFEEGNSAGSVKKFGNDFSKKRIRGGNNHHQHHHVSYIIPVSNSIHATPDYQQSTRQQAPPLNEQNQSRKPNFDPIPMTYTELFPALIHKNLVQTRSPPPIPEKIPWWYNADVTCAFHQDAPGHSLEDCWALKVEVQRLTRAGILSFRDIGPDVQANSLPKHE, from the coding sequence atggaaagtatcaaacaagagattcttgaactccgcaaagaggtggttactttgaaggctggtatggagcatctgactgctctggttgaggctctagttgctgcccaagtcaatcctcctatgatggaagaaaggatggcaaaggtctttcttgaaactctgaactcgttctttcccaaggggacagtagtcagtacacctgctgacttccacagagaggtgggtatgaaagcgcttctagaaaaggatgtccgaaaggaatgtttgtttgaagaaggtaactcagctggtagtgtgaagaagtttggtaatgacttttcaaagaagagaatcaggggaggaaacaatcatcatcaacatcatcatgtttcctatatcattcctgtatccaattcaatTCATGCAACTCCAGATTATCAGCAAAGTACTCGTCAACAAGCTCCTCCACTGAATGAGCAAAATCAATCTCGAAAgcctaattttgatcctatccctatgacctacacagaattgttccctgctctaattcataagaatttggttcagacaaggtcaccacctccaattccagagaagattccatggtggtacaatgctgatgttacttgcgcttttcatcaggatgctcccggacacagtttagaagattgttgggctctaaaggttgaagttcaaagattgactcgtgctggtattttgtctttccgagacattggccctgatgttcaagccaattctttgccaaagcatgaatga